GCGGTGATCGCAGCGCTTCCGATCCTGCTTTTCGTCGGGGGGAACATTTACCGAATGCTGTTCATCGCCTTCATGGCGATCGCCGTCGACACCCTGTTCCGAAGGCTTCGTCAAACGCCGCAGAGCGACGAACGCCAGCAGCTCAAATGGGCCTTGTTCGGCTTCGCCGGTTATGCGGTGATGCTCGGCGTGTCGCTGACCATCGACATGCTGAAAAACGACGCCAACGGCCTCGGCCAGCAATTGGCGCTGGAGATGACGGCCGGTTTCACCTTCGCTTTGGCATTCCTGATCCTGCAATCGGGCCTGCTGATCGCGCTGATGAAATACCGCCTCTACGATGCCGAGGCGGTGATCAGCCGGTCGATCTCGGTGGCGCTGATCACCCTCATACTCGGCGCCGCCTTCGCCGGAGTGATGGAAGGGGTGAAGGAAATCATTCTCCGCGGCTTCGGCCAGAATGCCGGCTCGATCGCCCCGATTGTCGGCACCGCCGTTTCCACGATCCTGGTGGTTCCGGTCTACGAACGAGTGCAGGCCTGGACGGAGCGGCGATTCCACCGCAAGCTCGTTGATCTTCGTCAGGGCCTGCCCGAATGCCTGCGCGACATCCGCCACTTCGCGCCGCTTCGCGAGGTCACGTCGGAGGTGCTGAAGCGCATCGAGAGTGGTGTCCGCCCGCGCCGGCTGGCGGCGGTGGTCGACGGCAAGTTGGTCGTGGCACGGGGCGTGAGCGACGAGGAGGTCGCGTCGTGGCTCGCAGCCGAGCCGTCTCCGGGCGACTTCAGCCTGCAATTCGACGCCGTCGACAAGCTCTTCTCGATCCGGATTCCGTTGCGGGCGGAGGAGGGGCCGCTGCTCGGCTGGATCCTGGTCGGCGCGCGTCCCGATCGGTCCTGCCTCAGCAGTGCCGAGCGGGATGCGCTGATCGAGATCATGGATCCGGTCGCGCGCGCCGTCCGCATGGTGATGAAGCGCGAGGAGCGGGAGCGCAGCGTCACCGCGACGCTGCACGGCCTCCAACGCCAGATCGACGGTCTGCGCGAGCGGCTTCGGATTGACCGGACCGGCACGGCGGCGTAGGGTCGCCGGCGAGAGGGTTCATGGGGGAACTCTGAATGTTACGCGCACTCACTGTGGCGTCGTTGTTGCTCGTGCCCGTGCCGGGGCTGGCCCCAATGGCCTTGGCCACCGGGTCCGAAACGCCTGCCAAGCAGAAATGCGACGAAGGCACCAAGAAGAAACGCAAGGCTCTTGGCGGCCTGTTCGGCAGCGTCGCCGGCAACATGCTCGGCGGCAGCATGGGGAGTGTCGGCAGCTTCCTTCCGACCGGTGAGCTTCTCTCCGAAGCATTGATCGCCATCCTCGACTGCAAGGAGCAACAGCAGGCCGCCCAGGCGACCAACGAAGCCGTCCGCGGCGGCGTCGGGACGACTTCGAACTGGACGTCGGAATCGCGGCCCAATGTTTCGGGCTCGTCGAGCGTCACCGGCCAGGAGACGCTGGCCGATGGCCGCCAATGCCTGACGGTGAGCGACGTGGTCATCGTCGACGGGGAGGAGACGACCGCTCCCAAGACGATGTGCCGCAAGCCCGGCGAGAGCAAGTACGTGCGGGTCTGACGGTGCGCCCTTTGCCACTGCTCGGCGCCTTGCTCGCCCTCCTGTCCGCGCAAGGCGCGATCGCGCAGGACGCGGTCGACCCGCTCAATCCGACCTGTCCGAAGAGCCTCAACTGGTCGACCTACCGCCAGATGCGCTTCACCGCCGAGGAAAGCGGAGGCCGCAAGGTGCTCCGGGCGGAAGGCGCGATCGACGAAGGCGCCGCGGAGCGGCTCAAGGCGGCGCTTGCCGCGGAGAGCGGCGTGATCGACGAGATCTGGATCCGCTCGCCCGGCGGCAATGCCCGGGTCGGCAATGCTGCCGGGCGGATCATTCGCGAATCCGGCATCCCGACCCGGATCCCCAAGGGATGGGCGTGCTTTTCCGCCTGCAACTTCATGTTCATGGGCGGCGCCGTCCGCTTCGTGGAGCCCGGCGGCCAATTCATCGTCCACATGTTCACCCACACGTCCGATCGGGACTCGATCAAGAGCGAGCTCTCGGGCGGCGGCGACAAGGCGATCGGACTGATCGCCACGGTGGAACAGGATTCAGCGCTGCTCGCCAGCGAGGACAACGACTTCCTGATCAAGATGGGCGTGTCCCGAAAGCTGCTCACGGACGTCATGTACCGCCAGAAGGCGGTCGCCGAACATGGCGAGGACAAGTCGACCCGCCGGTGCCTCACCGCTGACGAGACCTTCCGCTACAACGTCGCGAACATGCGCTGACGTCCCTGTAATCAAATAGATATCTAGAGGAGTGACGTTGTCATGAGAACTCCGAAAACACTTCTTTCCCTGGCCTTTGTGACCAGCCTGGCACTTCCCGGCCTCGCCCAGGCCGGCCTTGTCGTCCGCTCGGCCGGGCCGTCCTCGTCGGCCTACCCGCCGGGACGGTCTGTTGCCGACGCGGCGCCGATCGCGCTCAAGCCCGGCGACATCGTCACCGTGCTGGTTTCGAACGCGACCCGCGTGCTGCGCGGCCCCGGTACCTTCACCCTCGGCGCGACCCGTGTCGCCGCGGCCGCGTTCAACGCGCGCGGACGCTTCGGAGCCATGCGTTCCGGCGACATTCCGTCGAGCCCGAGCTTGTGGCACGTCGACGTCTCGCAGAGCGGCACCGTGTGCGTCAGCCCGGACGTGGGCGTCAAATTGTGGCGGCCGGAGAAGGATGCGGCAGTGAAGCTTGCGATCTCCGGCCCTGGCGGCGCGGCGCAGTCGGTCGACTGGGCGGGCGGCAAGGATGAACTGGCCTGGCCGCGAGCGCTGCCGCTTCAGGACGGCGGCGAATATCGGCTGACCTGGACCGGCAATGACGACCCGACCCGGCTCAAGCTCGTCAAGCTCGCCTCGGTTCCGAACGATCCCGATGGGCTCGCCAAGGTGTTGATCGACAAGGGCTGTCAGTCGCAGCTCGATCTGTTCATCGACAACATTCCGCCAGCGGCGAGCTGAGCCTCAGGCCTTGCCGGTCAAGCCGCGCAGCCGCTGTCCCACCTGTTCGATCGGGTGCGCGGCGGCATCGGCGCGGCTGGCCCGAAGGCGGGGGTAACCGGCACTCGCGTCCGCCATGAGGCCGTCGACGAAGCGGCCGCTGCGCACCTCGGCGAGGATGCGGCGCATCTCGGCGCGCGTCTCCGGGGTGACGATCCGCGTGCCGCCTTCGAGCGCGCCGAACTCGGCGGTGTTCGAGATCGCCTCGCGCATCCCCGCGATGCCCCGGGCGTAGATCAGATCCGCAAGCAGCTTTACCTCGGTAAGGCATTCGAAATAGGCGACTTCCGGGGAGAAGCCGGCTTCCACCAAAGTTTCGAAGCCGGCATGGATCAGCTCCGGAATCGCGCCCCACAACACCGCCTGCTCGTTGAACAGGTCCGCCTCGCTCTCCTCGGCAAAGGTGGTCGGCAGGATGCCGGCACGGCCGCTTCCGAGCGCGGCCGCGTAGGACAAAGCGAGGCCGCTTGCCGTTCCTGTCGCATCCTGGCCGACGGCGTAGAGGGCGATGAGACCGGCCCCGGCCTGATATTCGGAACGAAGCGCCGTCCCCGGGCCCTTGGGTGCGACCAGAAGGACGTCCAGATCGGCGCGGGGCACGATCAATCCGAAGCGAATGGAAAGGCCGTGCGCGAACAGGATGGCCGCGCCGTCGCGGACATTTGGTTCGATCTCCTCGGAATAGATGCGCGCATGATCCTCGTCGGCGGCGAGCAGCACGAGGAGGTCGGCGCGTCCCGCCGCTTCGGCAGTGGTGAAGACGGCAAACCCGTCTTCCCGCGCTTGGTCGCGCCGCCGCGATTGCTCCGGCAAGGCGATGGTGACATCGACGCCGCTGTCGCGAAGGTTGAGCGCCTGGGCCCGACCCTGATTGCCGTAGCCGATCACCGCCACGCGCCGCGAACGCACCAGCGCCAGATCGGCATCCTTGTCGAAGAAGACGTTCATGCACCGGCGCTAGGCCTTACCGACCGGCGTCGCAATGCCGCTGCACCTCAGCCGGCAAGCAGCGCCAGCGCCTGTATGTGCGTTGCTTCGGTGAGGGGCACGGTGAAGCGCGGCCATTCCGCCGGGCTCTGATGCGCGAACCAGGTATATTGGCGCTTGGCATATTGGCGGGTCGCCCGCCGCCCGGCCTCCAGCGCCTGTTCGCGGCTTGTTTCGCCGCGCAGGAACGCCGCAATCTCCCGGACGCCGATCGCCCGCATCACCGGAAGCATCGGGTCGAGACCGCGTGCGACAAGCGAGGAGACTTCGGCAAGTCCTTGATCGGACATCATATGTTCGAACCGGCGATCGCAACGCTCGTAGAGCCAATCACGCGGCGGCAGCAGGATCAAAGGCTTGAGGGAGATGTGCTTGCCAATCCCGCCGACACGGTCCTGCTGCCAGGCCGAGAGCGGTTTGCCGGTGGAGCGCACCACCTCGAGCGCGCGGGCGACGCGGGTCGTGTCGCTGGGGCGGAGGCGGGCGGCGGCATCGGGATCCTCGGCGCTCAGGGCGGCATGCGCGGCGGCGACATCCAGTCCACGCACATGCTCGCGAATGGCGGGGTCGATGGCGGGAATGGGGGCGATGCCGTCCAGAAGGGTGCGGATGTAGAGGCCGGTCCCGCCAACCACCACAGGCTGGCGGCCTTCGCCAAGCGCGGCCGCGATCGCGCGGCGGGCATCATCCGCCCAGTCGGCCGCCGAGCAGGGCGCCGCGCCGTCGCGATAGCCATAGAGGGCGTGGGGCGCCTGGGCTTCATCTTCGGGCGCCGGGCGAGCGCTGACCAGGCGGAGATCGCGATAGACCTGGGCGCTGTCGGCATTGACGACGATCCCGCCGACCTGCCGTGCATGGCTCAGCGCCAATGCCGACTTGCCGCTGGCGGTCGGTCCCGCAATAAGCGCGACCTCGGGAGATGAGGGAGACGAGATGTTCATCGCGACGCTGATAGCAGCAGACCAGCTTTCGGGCGGGGATATTTCCACCGCCGAGGACCTGCTGCGGGATCGCGGCGTCGAGCCGATGGGCCGCAGCTGGATCGAACGCGACAAGGCGTGCGATCTGCTCTTTTCCGCCGACCCGGCGCCCATCCGCAGCGCGCTCGAGGGGCGCTTCGCCGGAGTCGATGTCATCGT
The nucleotide sequence above comes from Sphingosinicella sp. BN140058. Encoded proteins:
- the miaA gene encoding tRNA (adenosine(37)-N6)-dimethylallyltransferase MiaA, which gives rise to MNISSPSSPEVALIAGPTASGKSALALSHARQVGGIVVNADSAQVYRDLRLVSARPAPEDEAQAPHALYGYRDGAAPCSAADWADDARRAIAAALGEGRQPVVVGGTGLYIRTLLDGIAPIPAIDPAIREHVRGLDVAAAHAALSAEDPDAAARLRPSDTTRVARALEVVRSTGKPLSAWQQDRVGGIGKHISLKPLILLPPRDWLYERCDRRFEHMMSDQGLAEVSSLVARGLDPMLPVMRAIGVREIAAFLRGETSREQALEAGRRATRQYAKRQYTWFAHQSPAEWPRFTVPLTEATHIQALALLAG
- the ilvC gene encoding ketol-acid reductoisomerase — encoded protein: MNVFFDKDADLALVRSRRVAVIGYGNQGRAQALNLRDSGVDVTIALPEQSRRRDQAREDGFAVFTTAEAAGRADLLVLLAADEDHARIYSEEIEPNVRDGAAILFAHGLSIRFGLIVPRADLDVLLVAPKGPGTALRSEYQAGAGLIALYAVGQDATGTASGLALSYAAALGSGRAGILPTTFAEESEADLFNEQAVLWGAIPELIHAGFETLVEAGFSPEVAYFECLTEVKLLADLIYARGIAGMREAISNTAEFGALEGGTRIVTPETRAEMRRILAEVRSGRFVDGLMADASAGYPRLRASRADAAAHPIEQVGQRLRGLTGKA